The following proteins come from a genomic window of Aquimarina sp. MAR_2010_214:
- a CDS encoding T9SS type A sorting domain-containing protein — protein MKITKHCFIIIIIHMLISIISNAKDIEADFSEFCFLKGTTPIEKSVTDKKVLSLKHHRMVYLGNDEKIARKRFCTDYSGEVRRHNLYLDTKLQVGKVYYLNSSIERDQTRYGYFLVKRAYDTPHNDTDGAYSPNPLLLNIDCSQVFTLKHHRMVNLGTSETIAKQRKCNGYSGTVGRHNLYLGNKLQVGKVYYLNSSIENDETRYSYFLVKRAYDTPHYDTDGAYSVNPRLLEIKCDRDGDGVEDNQDNCPDVAGPASNNGCPKTPNLVIDLNDSKVFSQCQSCSPFLDTFMNSGKRHLIAGGVGNINFNRLEIRNIGNSISNGAKVDFYFSRNNTLEKNNDKRVKNISIPSRNPNSSYGIQTSITGWDLWGSGASSSANNGNYYILVDIDATNTNSEGSNGESDNFLAIPITYNSSATASSRLLRNSFFKVDLANKPYEVSVFTIFGAQVTKKTVANKEGENTLAKNLPKGFYIIKNGTETYKVVK, from the coding sequence ATGAAAATTACTAAACACTGTTTTATTATTATTATTATCCATATGCTTATAAGCATAATTAGTAATGCTAAAGATATTGAAGCAGATTTTTCTGAATTTTGTTTCCTAAAAGGAACAACACCAATCGAAAAATCAGTAACTGACAAGAAAGTACTTTCCCTTAAACATCATCGAATGGTTTATCTTGGTAATGACGAAAAAATTGCTAGGAAAAGATTTTGTACTGATTACTCTGGTGAAGTTAGAAGGCATAATCTATATCTAGATACAAAATTGCAAGTAGGTAAGGTTTATTATCTAAATAGTTCTATTGAAAGAGATCAGACAAGGTATGGTTATTTTTTAGTTAAAAGAGCTTACGACACACCTCATAATGATACTGATGGTGCGTATTCCCCTAATCCTTTATTACTAAATATTGACTGTTCACAAGTTTTTACTCTAAAACATCACCGAATGGTTAATCTTGGGACTAGTGAAACAATTGCTAAACAAAGAAAATGTAATGGATACTCTGGAACTGTGGGAAGACACAATTTGTACTTAGGAAACAAATTGCAGGTAGGCAAAGTTTATTATCTAAATAGTTCTATAGAAAATGATGAGACCAGATATAGCTATTTTTTGGTAAAAAGAGCTTACGATACACCTCATTATGATACTGATGGGGCATATTCTGTAAATCCAAGACTTCTTGAAATTAAATGTGATAGAGATGGTGATGGTGTTGAAGACAATCAAGACAATTGTCCAGATGTAGCAGGTCCCGCTTCTAATAATGGATGTCCAAAAACACCTAATCTAGTTATTGACCTAAATGATTCTAAAGTTTTTTCTCAATGCCAAAGCTGCTCTCCCTTTTTGGATACATTTATGAATAGCGGAAAAAGACATTTGATTGCTGGTGGTGTAGGAAATATTAATTTTAATCGATTGGAGATTAGAAATATTGGAAACTCTATATCCAATGGAGCAAAAGTTGATTTCTATTTTTCACGAAATAATACACTTGAGAAAAACAATGATAAACGGGTTAAGAATATTTCAATCCCTAGTCGTAATCCTAATAGCTCTTATGGAATCCAAACTTCAATTACCGGATGGGATCTATGGGGAAGTGGAGCTTCAAGTTCTGCAAATAATGGGAATTACTATATCTTGGTAGATATTGATGCAACAAATACAAATAGTGAAGGGTCTAATGGAGAATCAGATAATTTTTTGGCGATACCTATCACATACAATAGTAGTGCAACGGCAAGTTCTAGGCTTTTACGAAACAGTTTCTTTAAAGTTGATTTAGCAAATAAACCTTACGAAGTATCTGTTTTTACAATTTTTGGAGCACAAGTAACAAAAAAAACAGTTGCTAATAAAGAAGGAGAAAATACTCTTGCCAAAAACTTACCAAAAGGTTTTTATATCATTAAAAATGGTACAGAAACCTATAAGGTGGTTAAATAA
- a CDS encoding T9SS type A sorting domain-containing protein yields the protein MKKIYLLLICISLICFSFASGIQAQSDIAEKQDSKNIKIEGLRLYPNPAPAGSMLSITSTKNLTKTVSIFTVLGEKVLFKVLIGRDLDISHLNPGVYVIKVTEGELKATKKLIIK from the coding sequence ATGAAAAAAATCTACTTGCTGCTTATATGTATTAGTCTTATTTGCTTTTCCTTTGCTTCAGGAATTCAAGCACAGTCTGATATAGCCGAAAAACAAGATTCGAAGAATATAAAAATCGAAGGATTGCGTTTGTACCCTAACCCAGCACCTGCTGGAAGTATGTTATCTATTACCTCAACTAAAAACCTTACCAAAACAGTTTCAATTTTTACAGTTTTAGGAGAAAAAGTACTTTTTAAAGTTTTAATTGGTAGAGACTTAGATATTAGTCATTTAAATCCTGGTGTATATGTGATTAAAGTCACCGAAGGAGAATTGAAAGCTACTAAAAAACTCATCATTAAATAA
- a CDS encoding MATE family efflux transporter, whose amino-acid sequence MIKNKLTLTRIFSYFKIALTGKEQEFTSGSIRRAVFMLSVPMVLEMMMESIFFLVDAYYVSSLGANAIATVGLTESVLTLVYAIAIGLSMGVTAIVARRVGEKDISGASQTAIQSILLGIVIALIISAIGIIFPKEILGLMGADPDLIADGYGYTQVLLGGNVTIMLLFLINAVFRGAGDASVAMRVLIFSNVLNIILDPIFIFGFGPVPAFGVQGAAIATTIGRGSAVIFQLLILFYGWSKIKVAFKDIVFRAAIMGNLIKVSLGGIGQFIIGTSSWVFLMRIMAEFGSEVLAGYTIAIRVLMFTLMPSWGMSNAAATLVGQNLGAAKPERAEQSVWKTGKYNAYFMAIVSIFYLLFAEAIIRIFSDEALIIEYGALSLRVIAAGYVFYAYGMVIIQSFNGAGDTKTPTIINFFCFWIFQLPFAYLAALVFDWGAMGVFLAITFAEVLIAVIGIIWFRKGKWKEVKV is encoded by the coding sequence ATGATTAAAAATAAACTTACACTTACTCGTATATTTTCATATTTCAAAATTGCATTAACTGGTAAAGAGCAAGAATTCACTTCTGGCAGTATTCGTAGAGCAGTATTTATGCTTTCTGTTCCTATGGTACTAGAAATGATGATGGAATCTATATTTTTTCTTGTAGATGCTTACTATGTTTCTAGTCTTGGAGCTAATGCTATTGCCACGGTAGGATTAACAGAATCTGTACTTACTCTAGTATATGCTATTGCTATTGGGCTTAGTATGGGAGTTACCGCAATTGTTGCCCGTAGAGTGGGTGAAAAAGATATTAGTGGTGCTTCGCAAACTGCAATACAATCTATCCTTTTAGGAATAGTAATAGCACTAATAATTAGTGCTATAGGCATCATTTTTCCAAAAGAAATACTTGGACTCATGGGAGCCGATCCAGATCTTATTGCAGATGGATATGGCTATACTCAAGTATTATTAGGCGGAAACGTGACCATAATGCTTTTGTTTTTAATCAATGCCGTATTTAGAGGTGCAGGTGACGCTTCTGTAGCTATGCGAGTATTAATATTTTCTAATGTATTAAACATTATTCTGGATCCAATTTTTATTTTTGGGTTTGGTCCTGTGCCTGCTTTTGGTGTTCAGGGAGCAGCAATTGCTACTACAATAGGAAGAGGTAGCGCAGTAATATTTCAATTGTTAATCCTTTTTTATGGCTGGAGTAAGATCAAGGTTGCTTTTAAAGATATTGTTTTTCGTGCAGCAATTATGGGTAACTTGATCAAAGTCTCTTTGGGAGGGATTGGACAATTCATTATCGGAACATCTAGCTGGGTATTTTTGATGCGGATTATGGCTGAGTTTGGTAGTGAAGTACTGGCAGGCTATACTATAGCTATTAGAGTATTAATGTTTACTCTAATGCCTTCCTGGGGGATGAGTAATGCTGCGGCTACGTTAGTAGGTCAAAACCTAGGTGCTGCAAAGCCAGAACGTGCCGAGCAATCAGTTTGGAAAACAGGAAAATACAATGCATATTTTATGGCTATTGTATCTATATTTTACCTCTTATTTGCAGAAGCAATCATAAGAATCTTTAGTGATGAAGCATTAATCATAGAATATGGAGCCTTAAGTTTACGTGTAATTGCAGCAGGATATGTATTTTATGCCTATGGGATGGTAATCATACAGTCTTTTAACGGGGCTGGTGACACCAAGACTCCTACTATCATTAATTTCTTTTGTTTCTGGATATTTCAGTTACCATTTGCATATCTCGCAGCCCTGGTGTTTGATTGGGGCGCAATGGGTGTGTTTCTAGCCATTACCTTTGCCGAAGTTTTAATCGCAGTGATTGGAATTATCTGGTTTAGGAAGGGAAAATGGAAAGAGGTAAAAGTGTAG
- a CDS encoding YHS domain-containing (seleno)protein, whose translation MKPFLTILFLVIITTASAQQVDYNTNKNFVAEGYDVTEYFNNKAVKGNSKFIATHDKVGYKFATQKNLEKFKKNPNKYVPQYGGYCAYAVAINNEKVDINPKTFEVRDGKLYLFYNSWGINTLDKWLEEDASKLQKKADVNWQKIKIKK comes from the coding sequence ATGAAACCATTTTTAACTATACTATTCTTAGTCATTATAACAACAGCAAGTGCTCAACAAGTTGATTATAATACCAATAAAAATTTTGTGGCAGAAGGATATGATGTTACAGAATATTTCAATAACAAAGCAGTAAAGGGTAATAGCAAATTTATAGCAACTCATGATAAGGTAGGCTACAAATTTGCAACTCAAAAAAACTTGGAAAAATTTAAAAAGAATCCTAATAAATATGTTCCACAATATGGAGGATATTGTGCTTATGCAGTAGCAATAAATAACGAAAAAGTAGATATAAACCCTAAAACTTTTGAAGTAAGAGATGGTAAATTATACTTGTTTTATAATTCATGGGGTATTAATACATTGGATAAATGGCTAGAAGAAGATGCATCAAAATTGCAGAAAAAAGCTGATGTGAATTGGCAAAAAATTAAAATAAAAAAGTAA
- a CDS encoding acylphosphatase: MKKHYNITVKGKVQGVWYRKSTQERAIALQINGNVRNLPNGNVYIEAEGNKNKLNLLLEWCAEGPEFAKVDVVSFEESVLQFFESFDILR, translated from the coding sequence ATGAAAAAACATTATAACATTACAGTAAAAGGAAAAGTGCAAGGAGTCTGGTATAGAAAAAGTACTCAAGAAAGAGCCATAGCACTCCAAATTAATGGGAATGTAAGAAACCTACCTAACGGAAATGTTTATATAGAAGCTGAAGGCAATAAAAACAAGCTTAATCTTTTATTAGAATGGTGTGCTGAAGGTCCCGAATTTGCAAAAGTAGATGTCGTTTCTTTTGAGGAGAGTGTATTGCAGTTTTTTGAAAGCTTTGATATTTTACGTTAG
- a CDS encoding TonB-dependent receptor, giving the protein MRKLFTIAALLCLGAVFAQETGTIAGKLLDKESNNQPLPFANVIVGGTTKGGSTDFDGLYEITDVPVGTYTLQFSFTGYQTVEIPNVVVEAGKVAVVDATMGATAAALEEVLIKVVTSREREEALLIEQKNAIQIEQKIGAEELSRKGVSDATAAASKISGVAKQEGSNKVYVRGLGDRYNSTTLNSLPLPSNDPRYKNISLDLFPTDIIQNLGVSKAFSNNQNGDVGGANININSKVFEGKSGFKVSVSSGLNSQAVEKKDFKMIDGANWIGIADHTDPKLTDLTVYAFDDNLAPDQSGIIPLNLGVSLDWGKKYNFGDESSLSMFLVGSFSNGYNYKDGSSINFNNDGTFGSSYTSAEEFDYSNTKVAMGNFKYKINLSNDISYNTFLVHSNSQKVQDYLGTKPDVADTDGELARVVQQTQNQNLLYVNQLISKHEIGKSFDIDLGASYNLVKNDEPNRKRNIFIINTDDNITRLASGTPRNNSRYYHNLKENDLNAKATITRYFGGRAKDENKGKITLAYNFRNTTREFEAIYFDYNLPSTIVIDPNNLETTLNQSGLDNDVFRFTTGFGFADNALDPFTYDANKAMNSAALGIDYKFSEKFYASVGGRFEDVKMEVEWFTNLTNSDRDNEGPLNIDETYFLPSVNLKYNINEKNILRLSASQTYTYPQFKEVAPFIYEGIDYLESGNPELKPSDNYNIDLKWEIYPQSDELISASVFGKQVSDAINRIERISAADRNFTYANLGDATIAGIEIEVKKNLYKNETDDDKSQKLSVGGNVTYMYTNLEFKDTDKLENQGILVTGKDSELEGAAPILINSDITYRSVNDKKEFLATMVFAYQTDKVFSIGSNFNNNIVQKAVANLDFIMERKFNDQIGIKFKATNLLNPKIEQVRDVPQEFVMRSYQRGINFSLGLNYKF; this is encoded by the coding sequence ATGAGAAAATTATTTACGATAGCAGCTCTACTTTGTTTAGGTGCTGTTTTTGCACAAGAAACCGGAACAATTGCCGGTAAATTATTAGACAAAGAGTCAAACAATCAACCTCTTCCTTTTGCCAATGTAATTGTAGGAGGTACTACCAAAGGAGGATCCACAGATTTTGATGGGTTATATGAGATTACAGATGTTCCTGTAGGGACATATACGTTACAATTTAGTTTTACGGGATATCAAACGGTAGAAATACCAAATGTAGTAGTAGAGGCGGGCAAAGTAGCGGTAGTAGATGCTACTATGGGAGCTACAGCAGCAGCATTAGAAGAAGTTTTAATAAAAGTGGTTACAAGTAGAGAACGTGAAGAAGCTCTTTTAATAGAACAGAAAAATGCTATTCAAATTGAACAAAAAATTGGAGCAGAAGAACTTTCGCGAAAAGGAGTTAGCGATGCAACAGCTGCTGCCTCTAAAATATCAGGAGTTGCAAAACAAGAGGGGTCTAATAAGGTTTATGTTAGAGGACTTGGTGACAGATATAATAGTACAACCTTAAATAGTCTTCCGTTACCATCAAATGATCCTAGATATAAAAATATTTCTTTAGACTTGTTCCCTACAGATATTATTCAAAATTTAGGAGTAAGTAAGGCCTTTTCTAATAACCAAAATGGAGATGTAGGAGGTGCAAATATAAATATTAATAGTAAGGTTTTTGAAGGTAAAAGTGGTTTTAAGGTGAGTGTATCAAGTGGATTAAACTCTCAAGCTGTTGAAAAAAAAGACTTTAAGATGATAGATGGAGCCAATTGGATCGGAATAGCAGATCATACGGATCCAAAATTAACAGATTTAACAGTGTATGCTTTTGATGATAATTTAGCGCCAGATCAATCTGGAATTATACCCTTGAATCTTGGTGTTTCCTTGGATTGGGGAAAGAAATATAATTTTGGAGATGAAAGCTCGCTATCCATGTTCTTAGTAGGTTCTTTTAGTAACGGATATAATTACAAGGATGGCAGTTCAATAAACTTTAATAACGATGGTACTTTTGGGAGTAGCTATACAAGTGCCGAAGAATTTGACTACTCGAATACTAAGGTGGCAATGGGTAATTTTAAGTATAAAATAAATTTATCCAATGATATATCTTACAACACATTTTTAGTACACTCCAATAGTCAAAAAGTTCAGGATTATTTAGGAACAAAACCGGACGTTGCAGATACTGATGGAGAACTGGCTCGAGTGGTACAACAAACCCAAAACCAAAATCTTTTGTATGTTAATCAACTTATTTCAAAACATGAAATAGGGAAATCTTTTGATATCGATCTTGGAGCCTCTTATAACTTGGTGAAAAATGATGAACCTAATAGAAAGAGAAATATTTTTATCATTAATACCGATGATAATATCACTCGTTTAGCTTCTGGAACTCCAAGAAATAATAGTCGTTATTATCACAACCTTAAAGAAAATGATCTTAATGCTAAAGCAACAATAACAAGGTATTTTGGAGGAAGAGCGAAAGATGAAAATAAAGGAAAAATAACTCTTGCATATAATTTTAGAAATACGACAAGAGAATTTGAAGCCATTTATTTCGATTATAATTTACCTAGTACTATTGTTATTGATCCTAATAACTTGGAAACTACTTTAAACCAGTCAGGATTAGATAATGATGTCTTTAGATTTACAACTGGTTTTGGCTTTGCAGATAATGCTCTTGATCCTTTTACATATGATGCTAATAAAGCTATGAACAGTGCTGCTTTAGGTATAGATTACAAGTTTTCTGAAAAATTTTATGCCAGTGTAGGAGGAAGATTTGAGGACGTGAAAATGGAGGTAGAATGGTTTACCAATCTTACAAATTCAGACAGAGATAATGAAGGACCTTTGAATATCGATGAGACTTATTTTCTTCCTTCTGTTAACTTAAAATATAACATCAACGAAAAAAATATACTTCGTCTCTCGGCAAGTCAAACCTATACATATCCTCAATTTAAAGAAGTGGCACCATTTATATATGAAGGAATTGATTATTTAGAATCTGGAAACCCCGAATTGAAACCATCAGATAATTATAATATCGATTTAAAATGGGAAATATATCCACAAAGTGATGAATTGATATCAGCTTCAGTATTTGGTAAACAAGTTAGTGATGCAATCAATAGAATAGAACGTATATCTGCAGCTGACAGGAACTTCACGTATGCCAATTTAGGAGATGCTACCATAGCAGGAATTGAAATAGAAGTAAAAAAGAATTTGTATAAAAATGAAACAGATGATGATAAATCTCAAAAACTGAGTGTAGGAGGAAATGTAACATACATGTATACAAATTTAGAATTCAAAGACACAGATAAACTTGAGAATCAAGGAATTCTTGTTACAGGTAAAGACTCTGAATTAGAAGGAGCTGCACCTATTTTAATTAATAGTGATATCACTTATAGAAGTGTTAATGATAAGAAAGAGTTTTTGGCAACCATGGTGTTTGCATATCAGACTGATAAAGTATTTAGTATAGGTTCAAATTTTAATAATAATATCGTTCAAAAAGCTGTTGCAAATCTTGATTTTATTATGGAGCGAAAATTTAATGACCAAATCGGAATTAAATTCAAAGCTACCAACCTTTTAAACCCCAAAATTGAACAAGTAAGAGATGTGCCTCAAGAATTTGTTATGAGATCTTACCAAAGAGGGATAAATTTTTCACTAGGACTTAACTATAAATTTTAA
- a CDS encoding DUF350 domain-containing protein, which produces MQTKLLTLAFIEIALAIVVSVLILFISFKILQRVFFKNISFREDNMAFSVFAAGIILSIGMILGEIIPSITNMIRLSMSGGNEITFGKIIQYSGLYLCIGFVFALLINTSVFLLFSALTKGVNEFKDIQQNNVASAVVVTATLLSITLIAKDSISLLISALIPYPETTNFLL; this is translated from the coding sequence ATGCAGACAAAACTCTTAACTCTCGCTTTTATAGAAATAGCTTTAGCTATTGTTGTTTCTGTACTCATATTATTTATTTCATTTAAAATTCTACAAAGAGTATTTTTTAAGAATATTTCTTTTAGAGAAGATAATATGGCTTTTTCTGTTTTTGCAGCTGGAATTATCTTGTCGATTGGTATGATTCTAGGAGAGATTATCCCTTCAATTACTAATATGATACGATTATCCATGTCTGGAGGAAATGAAATTACGTTTGGGAAAATTATTCAATACTCAGGATTGTATTTGTGTATAGGGTTTGTATTTGCCTTACTTATTAATACTTCGGTTTTTTTGCTTTTTTCTGCTCTTACCAAAGGTGTAAATGAATTTAAAGATATTCAACAAAATAATGTGGCTTCTGCTGTAGTAGTTACTGCTACATTGTTATCGATTACCTTAATAGCAAAAGATAGTATTAGTCTATTGATTAGTGCCCTGATACCATATCCTGAAACTACTAATTTTCTACTATAA
- a CDS encoding universal stress protein, with product MKKILVPIDFSEYSEYALQVAALLAKQQNAEIIVLHMLGLSEAVLIKNEAQEANEAMYYMKLAEKRFSTFLDKEYLEGIKVKETVQNYKVFSEINEVAHENEADLIVMGSHGISGLHEEVFIGSNTEKVVRTSDIPVLIIKNPADDFALKEVVFACDFKIENIRAYHNAIKLFNSLNANVHLLYVNLPGERFRSSDQMEERVKEFLFKADSGNLEMYDKVAYFNDYSVESGVFNYTKKINADMIAIPTHGRRGLAHFFSGSIGEDIANHANKPVVTFKI from the coding sequence ATGAAAAAAATTCTTGTACCAATAGACTTTTCTGAATATTCAGAGTACGCATTGCAGGTGGCGGCACTATTAGCTAAACAACAAAATGCTGAAATCATAGTATTGCATATGCTAGGGTTGTCTGAAGCTGTATTGATTAAAAACGAAGCTCAAGAAGCAAATGAAGCTATGTATTATATGAAGCTAGCCGAAAAGAGGTTTAGTACTTTTTTAGACAAAGAATATCTAGAAGGTATCAAAGTTAAAGAAACAGTACAAAACTATAAGGTTTTTAGTGAGATTAATGAAGTAGCTCATGAAAATGAAGCAGATCTTATTGTTATGGGGTCTCATGGTATTAGTGGCTTGCATGAAGAAGTGTTTATAGGATCAAACACAGAAAAAGTAGTGCGTACATCTGATATTCCTGTTTTAATAATAAAAAACCCAGCAGATGATTTTGCTCTTAAAGAAGTAGTATTTGCTTGCGATTTTAAAATTGAAAATATTCGAGCATACCATAATGCAATCAAGTTATTTAACTCTTTAAATGCTAATGTGCATTTACTGTATGTTAATTTACCAGGAGAACGATTTAGAAGTTCGGATCAAATGGAAGAAAGAGTAAAAGAATTCCTTTTTAAAGCAGATTCTGGTAATCTGGAGATGTATGATAAGGTAGCTTACTTTAATGATTATAGTGTAGAAAGCGGAGTCTTTAATTATACCAAAAAGATCAATGCAGATATGATTGCAATTCCAACACATGGTCGACGAGGTCTGGCACATTTCTTTAGTGGAAGCATAGGTGAGGATATTGCAAATCATGCAAACAAGCCAGTGGTCACCTTTAAAATATAA
- a CDS encoding peroxiredoxin, producing the protein MESIETETNSMPRIGDNAPDFEALTTHGTLKLSEFADGKWIILFSHPADFTPVCTTELSGFAERKSEFEALNTKLIGLSIDSIHSHLAWVNNVKEKTGVYLDFPIIADLDMKVAKLYGMLQPNESATAAVRAVFFIDPYQKIRLIMYYPLNVGRNMDEILRVLHGLQVSDEHKVALPLNWKKGDKVIVPPPKTLEQMEERILDTSCEKIDFYLAKKELNLD; encoded by the coding sequence ATGGAATCAATAGAAACAGAAACCAATAGCATGCCCAGAATAGGTGATAATGCACCTGATTTTGAAGCACTAACTACACATGGTACTTTAAAACTTTCTGAATTTGCAGACGGAAAATGGATAATTCTATTTTCGCATCCTGCGGATTTCACTCCAGTCTGCACAACAGAATTAAGCGGTTTTGCAGAAAGGAAATCAGAGTTTGAAGCCCTAAATACTAAACTCATTGGTTTAAGTATAGATAGTATTCATTCTCATCTGGCTTGGGTAAATAATGTAAAAGAAAAAACCGGAGTATATCTCGACTTTCCTATAATTGCAGATCTAGACATGAAAGTTGCTAAATTATACGGCATGTTACAACCTAATGAAAGCGCAACAGCTGCTGTGCGGGCTGTCTTTTTTATCGACCCTTACCAAAAAATCAGACTCATCATGTACTATCCACTTAATGTAGGTCGTAATATGGACGAAATTCTTAGGGTATTGCATGGCCTACAAGTATCAGATGAACACAAAGTGGCTTTACCACTGAATTGGAAAAAAGGAGATAAAGTAATCGTTCCTCCTCCTAAAACTCTAGAACAAATGGAAGAAAGAATATTAGACACTTCTTGCGAAAAAATAGATTTTTATCTTGCCAAAAAAGAATTAAATCTCGATTAA
- a CDS encoding acyl transferase: protein MHADTIFSIQNDTDFERSALHVFNHQYSHNITYQRFCNLLGVARTSINHIDDIPYLPIQFFKQEKIVSTSTSIQKIFTSSGTTGSVTSKHYVSDLAVYERSFRKAFQYFYGDVTDYIVLALLPSYLERDGSSLVYMAEKLIRDSNHPQSGFYLHDTKKLVETLRQLVAEDKKILLLGVSFALLDLVEGYNVQLNEASIIMETGGMKGRRKEMIREELHKVLKNGFGVSQIHSEYGMTELLSQAYSKNNGLFYCPPWMKISIRNPEDALTQLGVNKTGGINVIDLANINSCSFIATQDLGKIHVDGSFEIIGRFDHSDIRGCNLMAL, encoded by the coding sequence ATGCATGCTGATACTATTTTTTCTATTCAAAACGACACAGATTTTGAGAGATCAGCTTTACATGTTTTTAATCATCAATACAGTCACAATATAACATATCAAAGATTTTGTAATCTTTTGGGAGTTGCAAGAACTTCAATAAACCATATTGATGATATTCCGTATTTGCCAATCCAATTCTTTAAACAAGAGAAAATTGTAAGCACTTCGACATCAATACAAAAAATTTTCACGAGTAGTGGTACTACAGGTAGTGTAACCAGTAAACACTATGTTAGTGATCTTGCTGTATATGAAAGAAGTTTTAGAAAAGCATTTCAATATTTCTATGGAGATGTCACTGATTATATAGTATTAGCGCTACTACCTTCTTATTTAGAAAGAGACGGATCTTCTCTGGTGTATATGGCAGAAAAATTAATTAGAGATAGTAATCATCCCCAAAGTGGATTTTATTTACATGACACTAAGAAATTGGTAGAAACCCTTCGACAACTTGTAGCAGAAGATAAAAAAATACTACTCCTGGGAGTTTCATTTGCTTTATTAGATCTTGTAGAGGGTTATAATGTACAGTTAAATGAGGCATCTATAATTATGGAAACTGGAGGGATGAAGGGGAGAAGAAAAGAAATGATTCGGGAAGAATTACATAAGGTTCTTAAAAATGGTTTTGGAGTTTCTCAGATTCATAGTGAATATGGGATGACAGAATTACTATCACAAGCGTATTCTAAAAACAATGGTCTTTTTTACTGCCCACCTTGGATGAAAATTTCTATCCGAAATCCAGAAGATGCTTTAACTCAATTAGGAGTTAATAAAACAGGAGGTATAAATGTTATAGATCTGGCAAATATCAATTCATGTTCTTTTATTGCCACTCAGGATTTGGGTAAGATTCATGTTGACGGTAGTTTTGAAATTATTGGTAGATTTGACCATAGTGATATCAGAGGCTGTAATTTAATGGCACTATAA